TATACGGACAGAAAAATTCCTCTTCTATTCTTTGACAGGGTCTGTGATCTCCCCAACTGTCCTACTATTTCTATAGATAACCATGCCGCAGGTTTTGACGCTACGCAGCATTTGATTCAGCAGGGCTGTAGAAATATAGTTCATATAAGCGGTAGTCTAAAACGTAATGTATATGCAGATAGGTTTGACGGATATCAAAGGGCGCTGCACAAAAATGGTATAGAATTTCACAAAGAGAACCTATACGAAAGTGACCTTAGCATAGAGAATGTACAGAAATTTGTTGAGCGCATCAGAGACTCCAAACATAAGGTAGATGGTATTTTTGTATCGAACGATACATTTGCGGTACACTGTATAAAAGAATTGAAAAAGGAAGGATACAAAATTCCTGAGGACATAAAAATTATCGGGTTTAACAATGACCCTGTTTCCGAAGTAATATCACCCAATTTAACAACTATTGAATATCCCGGTTACAAAATGGGTATTCTAGCAGGAGAGAGCATCATCAGTCATCTTAGTGGTTCTATCAACATCCAATCTGCAGACCAAATCCTCATTAAACATAAATTAATTAAAAGAGAATCTACAAGACTCTAAAACACAATTATCACCCATGAAAAAGAACATTACCATCCTATTTTTATTTGTTAGTGGTTTCATTTTTTCTCAACATATTGAAGAATT
This genomic interval from Zobellia roscoffensis contains the following:
- a CDS encoding LacI family DNA-binding transcriptional regulator, translated to MAKKITIYDLAQKLNISPATVSRSLNDHPAISQKTKDKVLLVAKETGYRMNKFAANLSKQKSNTIGVIVPKLNSNFMSTVLSGIEKIANDVGYNLIISQSLESEEKEKLNAKTLFDSGVDALLVSLAYETENFDHFTTYTDRKIPLLFFDRVCDLPNCPTISIDNHAAGFDATQHLIQQGCRNIVHISGSLKRNVYADRFDGYQRALHKNGIEFHKENLYESDLSIENVQKFVERIRDSKHKVDGIFVSNDTFAVHCIKELKKEGYKIPEDIKIIGFNNDPVSEVISPNLTTIEYPGYKMGILAGESIISHLSGSINIQSADQILIKHKLIKRESTRL